One window from the genome of Epinephelus moara isolate mb chromosome 21, YSFRI_EMoa_1.0, whole genome shotgun sequence encodes:
- the LOC126409052 gene encoding amyloid beta A4 precursor protein-binding family B member 1-interacting protein-like — MMLPCVKETEKMDDIDAMFSHLLGEMDHLSQSLMSAADPPEVDPASQTESTFSIGFTDLHESLNELEDNDLDALMADLGSKSTSPEEKLPTDEQSSSCADNQTAAVALEPEPAAALPQPSNSAESSGGLQMSEPQTKADKIKLALEKLKEAKVRKLIVKMLMSDGSSKTLMVDERQTVREVLDTLFEKTHCDCSIEWSLCETNPELQIERGFEDHEHLVEPLSAWTRLSENKIYFVLKPQKYVMFTDPQLFYMWKKRTACLSGVNDPTRQLLLKEHFEGPTVIVPDLEGMLYLKEDGKKVWKPRYFVLRASGIYYVPKGKTKTSSDLACFVHFEKVNIYTTNNYKQKYRAPTNFCFMLKHPRIQKESHYIKFLCCDNEHAMLLWVNSIRIAKYGAALYKNYQAALKRTSSFQTLHSAAHKDRCNINAPQSSPSSGPAPPKITNVEDEPPPDFIPPPPPPGHTQV, encoded by the exons AGTTTAATGTCTGCAGCCGACCCACCAGAAGTGGATCCTGCCTCACAGACAGAGAGCACCTTCTCCATTGGCTTCACAGATCTACATG AGTCTCTTAATGAACTGGAGGACAATGACCTGGATGCTCTGATGGCTGACCTCGGATCAAAATCAACCAGCCCAGAAGAGAAACTCCCCACGGATGAACAGTCCAGCAGCTGTGCAGACAATCAAACAGCAGCCGTGGCTCTGGAGCCTGAGCCAGCAGCTGCCCTTCCTCAACCATCAAACTCTGCTGAATCCTCTGGAGGGCTACAGATG AGCGAACCCCAGACAAAGGCAGACAAAATTAAACTGGCTCTGGAGAAGCTGAAAGAAGCCAAAGTGAGGAAG TTGATAGTAAAGATGCTGATGAGTGACGGCAGCTCTAAGACACTGATGGTGGATGAGAGACAGACGGTCCGAGAGGTTTTGGACACGCTGTTTGAGAAGACACACTGTGACTGCAGCATCGAGTGGAGCCTGTGTGAGACCAACCCTGAGCTGCAGATCG AGAGAGGCTTTGAGGACCATGAACACTTAGTGGAGCCCCTGTCTGCGTGGACTCGCCTGAGTGAAAACAAAATCTATTTTGTGTTGAAACCGCAGAAATATGTGATGTTCACAGACCCTCAA TTATTTTACATGTGGAAAAAGAGGACAGCATGTTTGAGTGGAGTTAACGACCCAACCAGACAGCTCTTACTCAAG GAGCATTTTGAAGGTCCTACTGTGATTGTTCCTGATCTCGAGGGCATGCTGTACCTCAAGGAAGATGGGAAGAAGGTTTGGAAACCGCGCTACTTTGTGCTCAGGGCCTCGGGCATCTACTATGTACCCAAGGGAAAGACAAAG ACTTCCAGCGATCTCGCCTGCTTTGTCCATTTTGAAAAAGTCAACATCTACACCACCAACAACTACAAGCAGAAATACAGAGCTCCCACCAACTTCTGCTTCATGCTGAAG CATCCCCGCATCCAGAAAGAGTCGCACTACATCAAGTTCCTGTGCTGTGACAACGAACACGCGATGTTGCTTTGGGTGAACTCCATCAGAATAGCCAAG tatGGGGCTGCCCTGTATAAGAACTACCAGGCTGCACTGAAGAGAACCTCCAGTTTTCAAACTCTCCACTCTGCTGCACATAAAG ACAGATGTAACATTAATGCCCCTCAGAGCAGCCCAAGTTCGGGTCCAGCTCCacccaaaatcacaaatgttGAAGATGAGCCACCACCTGActtcatccctcctcctcctcctcctggacACACGCAAGTTTGA